From a single Shewanella donghaensis genomic region:
- the tsaB gene encoding tRNA (adenosine(37)-N6)-threonylcarbamoyltransferase complex dimerization subunit type 1 TsaB, which yields MTQLQSDLTILALDTCTESCSAALLHNNKQLNRSADAPREHSQRILPMVDDVLKEAGIKIANVNLIAYGRGPGSFTGIRICTSMTQGLALGHDIPVIGISTLAALAQMAIDTEQAEQVFCAIDARMSEIYWGQFINVDGIATLIEAEHVSSPDAIQIDLDKHKPIHTCGTGFVAYPDLLEGIDSVVTTSIKLPDASAMVSLAIKGYEEGLSTTVDELSPVYLRDKVTWKKLPGRE from the coding sequence ATGACTCAACTTCAATCAGATTTAACGATTCTCGCACTAGACACTTGTACAGAATCTTGCTCAGCGGCTTTGTTACACAATAACAAACAACTTAACCGTTCAGCTGATGCACCAAGAGAGCATAGTCAACGTATACTGCCTATGGTGGATGATGTATTAAAAGAAGCGGGCATTAAAATCGCCAATGTAAATTTGATTGCATATGGCCGTGGACCTGGCAGTTTTACCGGTATCCGAATTTGTACCAGTATGACGCAAGGTTTAGCATTGGGTCATGATATTCCAGTAATTGGTATTTCAACATTAGCGGCATTAGCACAAATGGCCATAGATACAGAGCAAGCTGAACAAGTTTTTTGTGCTATTGATGCCCGAATGAGTGAAATATATTGGGGACAATTCATCAATGTTGATGGTATTGCTACGCTAATTGAAGCTGAACATGTTTCAAGTCCAGATGCCATTCAAATAGATTTAGATAAGCACAAACCTATTCATACTTGCGGAACAGGTTTTGTCGCTTATCCAGACTTACTTGAAGGTATTGATTCTGTCGTTACAACCTCGATTAAGCTACCAGATGCATCTGCAATGGTAAGCCTAGCGATAAAAGGCTACGAAGAAGGTTTATCTACCACGGTTGATGAGCTTTCACCGGTATATTTACGCGATAAAGTGACGTGGAAAAAATTACCTGGCCGCGAGTAA
- a CDS encoding ATP-dependent DNA helicase, with product MTTRLQKEVKIAFSPTGALARGVHSYRPRQSQFDMAVAVSDAIADKHNLILEAGTGVGKTYAYLIPTLLSGKQIIISTGSKNLQEQLFYKDLPLLLKMFSVAPKTALLKGRSNYLCQLRLEQNLQHISQMSPQVVDELIRINQWASMSKDGDIGNLTAVAENSATIATVTSTKESCTGKRCSFYDECFSRKAKIKAQDAKIVVVNHHLFFADRLLKDTGFAELLPDADVVVFDEAHLVPDVCINYFGKQMPTREFERLFTRINEVYRTELRDTIQLEQLSQRCLVKLASWQNELVDADVSDWRQVISNKSLASSSWDLLKEFTLLTQVATEHVGRSESLDDIVVKLSTLVANLNSYFECNDANAAYSVEPSGQHTMLRIAPINIAKQCQQLFDKQTQWIFTSATLQVNRQLKHFSDEMGLSKAKQIILDSPFDYPNQAMFCVPRHLSKSGQTTANVNQLVDISIQAINAAQGRTFILFTSHQMLQQVAIALQRRVQYPLLVQGSASKQSLLNKFRQLGNGVLLGTSSFWEGVDVRGRLLSCVIIDKLPFVSPDDTLYRARAANAERSNKDPFASISLPQAVISLKQGVGRLIRDEKDRGVLILCDNRIVNKPYGEAFINSLPPMHRTRDLDKALSFLKSIP from the coding sequence GTGACCACTCGATTACAAAAAGAAGTAAAAATCGCTTTTTCGCCAACAGGTGCATTAGCTAGAGGGGTACATTCCTATCGCCCAAGACAAAGTCAGTTTGATATGGCTGTCGCTGTTAGTGATGCGATTGCTGACAAACATAATTTAATTCTTGAAGCGGGTACCGGTGTCGGTAAAACCTATGCTTACTTAATACCAACATTATTAAGCGGCAAACAAATCATCATCAGTACCGGCAGTAAAAACCTTCAAGAGCAGCTGTTTTATAAAGATTTACCGCTACTGTTAAAAATGTTCTCAGTCGCGCCAAAAACCGCGCTGCTCAAAGGCCGCAGTAATTATTTATGCCAGCTAAGACTTGAACAAAATTTACAACATATCAGTCAAATGTCACCACAGGTTGTCGATGAACTCATCAGAATCAACCAATGGGCGAGTATGAGTAAAGATGGCGACATTGGTAATTTAACTGCAGTGGCTGAAAACTCAGCCACCATTGCTACTGTCACCAGCACTAAAGAAAGCTGTACCGGTAAACGTTGCAGTTTTTATGATGAGTGTTTTAGTCGTAAAGCCAAAATCAAAGCCCAAGATGCAAAAATTGTGGTGGTTAATCATCATTTATTTTTTGCCGATCGTCTTTTAAAAGACACAGGGTTTGCCGAGTTACTGCCAGATGCTGATGTGGTGGTTTTTGATGAAGCGCATCTAGTACCTGATGTGTGTATCAATTACTTTGGAAAACAAATGCCTACCAGAGAATTCGAACGATTATTCACTCGAATCAATGAGGTTTATCGAACTGAACTTAGAGATACCATTCAGCTTGAGCAGTTGAGTCAGCGTTGTTTAGTTAAGTTGGCATCGTGGCAAAATGAATTGGTTGATGCTGATGTTTCTGATTGGCGCCAGGTGATATCGAATAAATCGTTAGCGAGTTCATCTTGGGATTTGTTGAAAGAATTCACCTTATTAACCCAAGTTGCCACAGAGCACGTAGGGCGAAGTGAATCTTTAGATGACATAGTTGTAAAATTATCCACGCTTGTGGCTAACCTTAATAGCTACTTTGAATGCAATGATGCCAATGCCGCCTACAGTGTTGAACCCAGTGGCCAACACACTATGCTGCGAATTGCGCCAATAAATATTGCCAAACAATGCCAGCAATTATTCGATAAGCAAACCCAGTGGATATTTACGTCAGCAACGTTACAAGTTAATCGCCAGCTAAAACATTTTTCAGATGAAATGGGTTTATCTAAAGCGAAACAGATTATTTTAGACAGTCCATTTGATTACCCTAATCAAGCGATGTTTTGTGTTCCTCGGCATTTATCTAAATCAGGGCAGACAACGGCTAATGTCAATCAGCTGGTGGATATCAGTATTCAAGCTATCAATGCGGCGCAAGGGCGAACGTTTATTTTATTTACCAGTCACCAGATGTTGCAGCAAGTGGCTATCGCCTTACAAAGGCGAGTGCAATATCCATTGTTGGTGCAAGGTTCAGCCAGTAAACAAAGCCTGTTAAACAAATTTAGGCAGCTCGGTAATGGTGTTCTACTCGGAACAAGCAGTTTTTGGGAGGGAGTAGATGTAAGAGGGCGACTGTTAAGTTGTGTGATAATTGACAAGCTGCCTTTTGTTTCGCCTGATGACACTCTATATAGAGCAAGGGCTGCCAATGCTGAACGTAGCAATAAGGATCCTTTTGCCAGTATTTCATTGCCACAGGCGGTGATCAGTTTGAAGCAAGGAGTAGGGCGATTGATTAGAGATGAGAAAGATCGTGGAGTATTGATATTGTGTGACAATCGCATTGTAAACAAACCTTACGGTGAAGCTTTTATCAATTCATTACCACCAATGCACCGTACCCGTGATTTAGATAAAGCGTTAAGCTTTTTAAAAAGTATCCCATAA
- a CDS encoding alpha/beta fold hydrolase has translation MNESVEKSQQVEEVDFQLAHIRLSGKRYGDKDKPILLSLHGWLDNADSFEPLAQALMNQGVLKHYQLLAIDWPGHGKSQHRPGSSPLHWIDYLYDLDELINVLVSPPNTVKHAVKTTDNNIKQTSDNTITIIGHSLGGIIAAAYNACFPEKIVKLVLIEALSPIFEKPSNAKNRLINSFKQHHRFNESKSKTDETANSERTFTLERAVNARNQLTGLDKHWCELIIKRNVDIKNQQFCWKSDPRLKLDSPYRLTFEQVDALMTMSDTPCLLILGEQGFKQLKLAIPQAKSWFSQISHLQIPGDHHLHMGSAEIVANKIRTFILS, from the coding sequence ATGAATGAGTCAGTTGAAAAATCGCAGCAAGTTGAAGAAGTCGATTTTCAATTGGCTCATATTCGTTTAAGCGGTAAACGTTATGGTGATAAAGATAAACCCATCTTACTATCACTGCACGGTTGGCTTGATAATGCCGATAGTTTTGAGCCATTAGCGCAAGCATTAATGAATCAAGGTGTATTAAAACATTATCAACTGCTTGCTATTGATTGGCCGGGACACGGAAAGTCACAACATAGACCTGGTAGCTCTCCTTTACACTGGATTGACTATTTATATGATCTAGATGAGCTCATTAATGTACTTGTCTCACCCCCAAATACTGTCAAGCACGCAGTCAAGACTACAGACAACAACATTAAACAAACTTCAGACAATACCATCACCATAATAGGCCATTCGTTAGGCGGCATTATTGCTGCAGCCTATAACGCCTGCTTCCCTGAAAAAATTGTCAAACTCGTATTAATCGAAGCTTTGTCGCCTATTTTTGAAAAACCTTCAAATGCTAAAAATCGATTAATAAACAGCTTCAAACAACATCATCGCTTTAATGAGTCCAAGTCTAAAACAGATGAGACTGCTAACTCTGAGCGAACGTTTACTCTGGAACGCGCCGTTAATGCCAGAAATCAGTTAACGGGGCTTGATAAGCATTGGTGTGAGTTAATTATAAAACGTAATGTTGACATCAAAAATCAGCAATTTTGTTGGAAAAGTGATCCCCGCTTAAAACTAGACTCTCCATATCGATTAACCTTCGAACAGGTTGACGCATTAATGACCATGAGTGATACCCCATGCTTATTAATATTAGGTGAGCAGGGCTTTAAGCAGTTAAAATTAGCTATACCTCAGGCAAAATCCTGGTTTAGCCAAATTTCGCATCTCCAAATACCCGGTGATCATCACCTACATATGGGCAGCGCTGAGATTGTAGCTAACAAAATTAGAACATTTATTCTAAGTTAG
- a CDS encoding class I SAM-dependent methyltransferase — MSEKAPAVKANASLAAAVASDFRSEKNSARDNYRHPAETISFLGIQADDTVIELWPGGGWYAEILAPYLAEKGHYIGGIFETNPKEDTKRTQYYAKAGKKFEAWLAEHKAVLGNASTVTFQPPASVNLGADNSADYVLTFRNLHNWAGQEQIENAFTASYNVLKEGGVFGVVEHRANPGMSFDSGYMDQAEMITLAEKVGFTLAATSEINANPKDTKDYAKGVWTLPPRLALEDVDKDKYIAIGESDRMTLKFVKKTK; from the coding sequence ATGAGCGAGAAAGCACCTGCTGTTAAAGCAAATGCCTCACTTGCAGCTGCTGTAGCCAGTGATTTCAGAAGTGAAAAGAATAGCGCACGCGATAATTATCGCCATCCAGCAGAAACAATCAGCTTCTTAGGTATCCAAGCTGATGACACTGTTATCGAACTCTGGCCTGGTGGCGGTTGGTACGCAGAAATTTTAGCGCCTTACCTCGCTGAAAAAGGTCATTACATTGGTGGGATCTTCGAGACTAATCCAAAAGAAGATACTAAAAGAACACAATACTACGCTAAAGCGGGTAAAAAGTTCGAAGCATGGCTTGCTGAACATAAAGCGGTATTAGGTAATGCTTCAACGGTAACATTCCAGCCTCCAGCTTCAGTTAATCTTGGTGCTGATAATAGTGCTGATTATGTCCTAACGTTCAGAAATCTGCATAACTGGGCGGGTCAGGAGCAAATTGAGAATGCGTTCACCGCTTCTTATAACGTATTGAAAGAGGGTGGTGTATTTGGTGTTGTTGAGCATCGAGCTAACCCAGGTATGTCATTTGACAGTGGCTATATGGATCAAGCTGAAATGATTACATTGGCTGAGAAAGTGGGCTTCACTTTAGCTGCCACCTCTGAAATCAATGCTAACCCAAAAGACACTAAAGATTATGCAAAAGGTGTTTGGACCTTACCTCCACGTTTAGCATTAGAAGATGTAGATAAAGACAAGTACATTGCCATCGGTGAAAGTGACCGCATGACACTTAAATTTGTTAAAAAAACTAAGTAG
- the rnd gene encoding ribonuclease D, with translation MLSFEYISDPESLTKLVAQYQQSDLLVLDTEFVRTRTYYAKLGLIQAYDGKTLALIDPVALPDLSEFWTLLSDTKITKLVHSCSEDLEVFARYGQCQPSPLFDSQIAATLSGLGHGLGYAKLVNTFLEIEIDKGESRTDWMKRPLSDAQLQYAANDVYYLYKLYPQLVEKINQANRMEWLLEEGERMTEGRLTPPNEELAYLKIKNAFQLFPQQLAYLKVLATWRLKKALKKDSALGFIVKDHALIALAKKQPKTVVELNQLNDLTEHEKRFHGKDIIKVLQTADLDNLPEAVDVIALKNGYKSSFKEVKNILTLLSEEHEVAVEFIGSKRLIHEFLLWLHHKQPEDKPLLLKGWRGDIVKDALAGINFS, from the coding sequence TTGTTATCGTTTGAATATATCAGCGACCCAGAAAGTTTAACTAAGTTAGTGGCGCAGTATCAGCAAAGTGATTTACTTGTGCTAGATACTGAGTTTGTAAGAACAAGAACTTACTATGCCAAGTTAGGCCTTATTCAAGCATATGACGGTAAAACACTCGCATTAATCGATCCTGTCGCGCTGCCTGATTTATCTGAGTTTTGGACGTTACTGTCTGATACAAAAATCACTAAGCTGGTGCATTCTTGTAGTGAAGATTTAGAAGTTTTTGCTCGCTATGGACAATGCCAACCGAGTCCGTTATTTGATAGCCAAATCGCCGCAACCCTAAGTGGTTTAGGTCATGGTTTGGGTTATGCCAAGTTAGTGAATACCTTTTTAGAGATCGAAATAGATAAAGGTGAGTCTCGTACCGACTGGATGAAGCGACCATTATCCGATGCACAGCTTCAATATGCCGCTAACGATGTCTATTATCTCTATAAGCTTTACCCACAGCTTGTTGAGAAGATAAACCAAGCTAATCGAATGGAATGGTTACTTGAAGAAGGCGAGCGAATGACTGAAGGGCGCTTAACACCGCCTAATGAAGAATTGGCCTATCTGAAAATTAAAAATGCTTTTCAATTGTTTCCACAGCAATTAGCCTATTTAAAAGTGTTAGCAACTTGGCGCTTAAAGAAAGCGTTAAAGAAGGATTCTGCACTGGGCTTTATTGTCAAAGATCATGCATTAATTGCTTTAGCCAAGAAACAGCCTAAAACCGTCGTTGAGTTAAACCAACTCAATGACTTAACAGAACATGAAAAGCGTTTTCATGGCAAAGATATCATCAAGGTATTACAAACGGCTGATTTAGATAATTTACCAGAAGCAGTTGATGTTATTGCATTGAAAAATGGCTATAAATCTTCGTTTAAAGAAGTGAAAAATATTCTAACCTTACTGAGTGAAGAACATGAAGTTGCTGTAGAGTTTATTGGCTCTAAGCGTCTCATTCATGAGTTTTTGTTATGGTTACATCACAAGCAGCCTGAAGATAAACCTTTGTTGTTAAAAGGCTGGCGTGGAGATATCGTTAAAGATGCGCTCGCGGGTATAAACTTCAGTTAA
- the hisG gene encoding ATP phosphoribosyltransferase: MSETNRIRIAIQKSGRLSKESQKLLKSCGVKFNVNEQRLIVHADNMPIDLLRVRDDDIPGLVMDGVVDLGIIGENVLEEEQIERQSLGKPSECVKLRELDFGACRLSLAVPNEFSYQDATSLEGLRIATSYPNLLRRYMQEKGINYSDCMLKGSVEVAPRAGLSDGICDLVSTGATLEANGLYETDVIYQSMACIIQSAAEQVPAKQALIDKILSRMNGVVRARESKYILLHAPTETLDQIVALLPGAENPTVLPLNDDSNRVAVHAVSTEDLFWDTMEELTALGASSILVMPIEKMAG, encoded by the coding sequence ATGAGCGAAACTAACAGAATACGCATTGCTATCCAGAAGTCTGGTCGTCTATCAAAAGAGTCACAAAAACTATTGAAAAGTTGTGGCGTAAAATTCAATGTTAACGAGCAACGTTTGATTGTTCACGCTGATAACATGCCAATCGATTTATTACGTGTTCGTGATGATGATATTCCAGGTCTAGTGATGGATGGTGTGGTTGATTTAGGGATTATTGGCGAGAATGTTCTTGAAGAAGAACAAATAGAACGTCAATCACTAGGCAAACCCTCTGAGTGCGTTAAATTACGCGAACTTGATTTTGGCGCCTGTCGTTTATCACTGGCAGTGCCAAACGAATTCAGCTATCAAGATGCCACTTCTTTAGAAGGTTTACGCATTGCCACTTCTTATCCAAACCTGCTACGTCGTTATATGCAAGAAAAAGGCATTAATTACAGCGACTGTATGCTTAAAGGCTCTGTTGAAGTCGCACCACGTGCTGGTCTTTCAGATGGTATCTGTGATTTGGTATCTACTGGCGCAACGTTAGAAGCAAATGGTTTATATGAAACTGACGTTATTTACCAATCAATGGCGTGTATTATCCAATCAGCAGCAGAGCAAGTACCTGCTAAACAAGCACTAATCGATAAAATATTATCACGCATGAATGGTGTCGTTCGAGCTCGCGAAAGTAAATATATCTTGCTACACGCACCGACTGAAACATTAGATCAAATCGTTGCCCTACTTCCTGGTGCTGAAAACCCGACCGTGCTGCCGTTAAATGATGATAGCAATCGCGTTGCCGTTCACGCAGTCAGTACAGAA
- a CDS encoding M50 family metallopeptidase, which yields MLDKDTKTLSAIPSKGRFFLELFCAFLITKLPIISIPFKWFESYFHEISHGLAAIVSGGVVNQIQLFPNGAGLCFTQGGFAPLITFSGYFGAALWGYVIFLLATWRAGIRFTLGILGVTVISSLILWARDLLTIGILISLAVVFLSPLKFDHSAWLNSLLRMLGLMIVLNAMASPTVLFGLAGQGDAAKLSQLTWIPAWIWVIMWLVFSCFMLWMCWQRVDDKKSPAR from the coding sequence ATGCTTGATAAAGATACAAAAACACTGTCTGCTATTCCCTCCAAAGGACGCTTTTTTCTAGAATTATTTTGCGCTTTTTTAATCACTAAACTTCCCATCATCAGTATCCCCTTTAAATGGTTTGAAAGTTACTTTCATGAAATTTCCCATGGTTTAGCTGCCATTGTGTCTGGTGGCGTCGTCAATCAAATTCAACTTTTCCCCAATGGCGCAGGCCTGTGTTTTACTCAAGGTGGTTTTGCGCCGTTAATTACCTTTTCAGGTTATTTTGGGGCAGCCTTGTGGGGCTACGTCATTTTCTTATTAGCGACTTGGCGTGCTGGTATTAGATTTACTCTAGGCATATTAGGAGTAACAGTTATCAGTTCATTAATCTTATGGGCTCGAGATTTGTTAACCATAGGTATTTTAATTTCGTTAGCCGTGGTGTTTTTATCACCACTTAAGTTTGATCACAGCGCCTGGTTGAATAGTTTATTGAGAATGCTCGGTCTGATGATTGTGTTGAATGCTATGGCAAGTCCTACAGTATTGTTTGGGCTAGCTGGACAAGGCGATGCAGCAAAGTTATCACAACTAACATGGATACCAGCTTGGATTTGGGTAATTATGTGGTTAGTATTTAGCTGTTTTATGTTATGGATGTGTTGGCAAAGAGTTGACGACAAAAAGTCGCCAGCCCGTTAG
- the fadD gene encoding long-chain-fatty-acid--CoA ligase FadD: MDHPWINNLPENVPAEIDANQFSSLVDMFETAVSKYADQPAFINMGATLTYRKLEERSRAFAAYLQNELKLEKGDRVALMMPNLLQYPIALFGILRAGMVVVNVNPLYTPRELKHQLVDSGAKAIVVVSNFARTLEEVVAETAVESVIITGLGDQLSAPKRTLVNFIVKYIKKMVPKYDLPHALSFRESLTKGRRLQYVKPEISNDDLSFLQYTGGTTGVSKGAMLTHGNVVSNVLQANGAYSPALEDGVEFVVTALPLYHIFALTVNCLLFLHKGSNNLLITNPRDMPAFVGELKKYPFTALTGVNTLFNALVNNEDFKNLDFSRLKFSIGGGMAVQKAVADKWQTITKTRLLEGYGLTEASPLVTCCPYNLEGYNGSIGFPAPSTFIQVRDDDGKVLAQGETGELFAKGPQVMKGYWQRPEETTKVIDKDGWLATGDIGYMDEMGFFFIVDRKKDMILVSGFNVFPNEVEDVVALHPKVIEVAAVGVPNDASGELVKIFVVAKDNSLTEGEIIKHCRQHLTGYKIPKLVEFRDELPKSNVGKILRRELRDEVKSA, translated from the coding sequence GTGGACCATCCTTGGATTAATAATTTACCAGAAAATGTACCAGCGGAAATTGATGCTAATCAATTCTCGTCTTTGGTAGATATGTTTGAAACAGCCGTATCAAAATATGCTGATCAACCTGCATTTATCAATATGGGAGCGACACTAACTTACCGTAAGTTAGAAGAAAGAAGTCGTGCATTTGCTGCCTATTTACAAAATGAGCTTAAGCTTGAAAAAGGTGACCGTGTTGCCTTAATGATGCCTAACTTGCTGCAATACCCTATTGCATTGTTTGGTATTTTACGCGCAGGTATGGTGGTAGTGAATGTTAATCCACTATATACACCACGAGAATTAAAGCACCAGTTAGTTGATTCAGGTGCCAAAGCGATTGTTGTGGTATCAAATTTTGCGAGAACACTAGAAGAAGTCGTTGCTGAGACCGCTGTTGAGTCGGTCATTATTACTGGCCTTGGCGATCAATTAAGTGCACCAAAAAGAACTTTAGTTAACTTCATTGTTAAATACATCAAGAAAATGGTGCCTAAATATGACTTGCCACATGCTCTGTCATTCAGAGAGTCATTAACGAAAGGCCGCCGTTTACAATATGTAAAACCAGAGATTAGCAACGATGACTTATCATTCTTGCAATATACTGGTGGTACAACGGGTGTATCTAAAGGTGCCATGCTTACTCACGGTAATGTGGTTAGCAACGTGTTACAGGCAAATGGTGCATACTCACCAGCTTTAGAAGATGGCGTTGAGTTTGTCGTTACCGCTTTGCCGCTTTATCATATTTTTGCATTAACCGTGAACTGCTTACTCTTTTTACATAAAGGCAGTAACAACCTGCTGATTACTAATCCAAGAGATATGCCTGCATTTGTTGGTGAACTCAAAAAGTATCCTTTTACTGCGCTAACGGGCGTTAATACCCTGTTTAATGCTTTAGTGAATAATGAAGACTTTAAAAACCTCGACTTTAGCCGTCTCAAGTTCTCTATTGGTGGTGGTATGGCGGTTCAAAAAGCGGTTGCTGATAAATGGCAGACAATCACTAAAACCCGATTGCTTGAAGGTTATGGCTTGACTGAAGCATCGCCACTAGTGACCTGTTGTCCATATAACCTTGAAGGTTATAATGGTTCGATTGGTTTTCCGGCGCCATCTACTTTTATTCAAGTCAGAGATGACGACGGTAAAGTACTGGCACAAGGTGAAACCGGTGAGCTTTTTGCTAAAGGCCCGCAAGTGATGAAAGGGTACTGGCAACGTCCAGAAGAAACGACCAAAGTTATCGACAAAGATGGCTGGTTAGCAACCGGTGATATCGGTTACATGGATGAAATGGGTTTCTTCTTTATTGTTGACCGCAAGAAAGACATGATCTTAGTGTCTGGATTTAACGTATTCCCTAATGAAGTTGAAGATGTTGTTGCCTTACACCCTAAAGTGATCGAAGTCGCTGCTGTTGGTGTCCCTAATGATGCCAGTGGCGAATTAGTTAAAATATTCGTGGTGGCTAAAGATAACAGCTTAACTGAAGGCGAAATAATTAAACATTGTCGTCAACATTTAACAGGATATAAGATACCAAAGCTGGTAGAATTCAGAGATGAATTACCAAAATCCAATGTAGGTAAAATTTTACGACGAGAACTTCGAGACGAAGTTAAATCAGCGTAA